One genomic region from Streptomyces sp. NBC_01304 encodes:
- a CDS encoding dienelactone hydrolase family protein: MTTVTTRTVHYPADGLTMVGHLALPAGVDRRPAVLLGPEGMGLSDVERRRADALAELGYVALAFDLHGGRYLADPEEMLARCMPLLADPDRMRGIGHAALDVLHTEPRTDPDRIAAVGYGTGGAVGLELGRDGVNLRAIGTVNATTTGRPGEAARIRCPVWAGVGSEDPIMSPEQRNAFTAEMQAAGVDWRLAVYGGALHGFHHPPVDHPTVPGVGYHPQHAERAWRDVVGLLAECLPVTPAPLSSVS; encoded by the coding sequence ATGACGACAGTCACCACACGCACGGTCCATTACCCGGCCGACGGCCTGACGATGGTCGGGCACCTCGCGCTCCCCGCCGGCGTCGACCGCCGACCCGCGGTGCTGCTCGGACCAGAGGGCATGGGGCTCAGCGACGTCGAGCGCCGCAGGGCCGATGCTCTCGCCGAGCTGGGATATGTAGCGCTGGCCTTCGACCTTCACGGTGGGCGCTATTTGGCCGACCCCGAGGAAATGCTGGCCCGTTGCATGCCGCTGCTCGCCGACCCCGACCGGATGCGAGGCATCGGCCACGCGGCGCTCGACGTGTTGCACACCGAACCGCGGACCGACCCCGACCGGATAGCCGCCGTCGGCTACGGCACCGGGGGCGCCGTCGGGCTGGAACTCGGGCGCGATGGCGTCAACCTGCGCGCGATCGGGACAGTCAACGCAACCACCACGGGCCGACCGGGCGAGGCGGCGCGCATTCGCTGCCCGGTGTGGGCCGGGGTCGGGTCGGAAGACCCGATCATGTCGCCCGAGCAACGGAACGCGTTCACCGCCGAGATGCAGGCCGCGGGCGTCGACTGGCGCCTCGCGGTCTACGGCGGCGCCTTGCACGGCTTCCACCACCCGCCGGTCGACCACCCCACGGTCCCCGGCGTCGGCTACCACCCGCAGCACGCGGAGCGGGCGTGGCGCGATGTAGTCGGCCTGCTCGCCGAATGCCTGCCCGTGACACCGGCGCCTTTGAGCTCCGTGTCGTAG
- a CDS encoding phospholipase, translated as MGVSATALLAATALGSPATAAPADKAQVLSSWTQTSASSYNAFISARNNQGAWAAYGFNWTTDLCSKSPDNPLGFKFELSCARHDFGYRNYKALGAFDANKPRLDSAFYADLKRVCAPLSIAKKAACNSLAWTYYQAVKNLG; from the coding sequence ATCGGCGTTTCGGCCACCGCCCTGCTCGCCGCCACGGCACTCGGCTCACCCGCCACCGCCGCCCCCGCCGACAAGGCGCAGGTCCTCTCGTCCTGGACCCAGACCAGCGCTTCCAGCTACAACGCCTTCATATCCGCCCGCAACAACCAAGGCGCCTGGGCGGCCTACGGATTCAACTGGACCACCGACCTCTGCTCGAAGTCGCCGGACAATCCCCTCGGATTCAAGTTCGAACTCTCTTGTGCGCGGCACGACTTCGGCTACCGCAACTACAAGGCGTTGGGCGCCTTCGACGCCAACAAGCCACGGCTCGACAGCGCCTTCTACGCCGACCTCAAGCGGGTCTGCGCTCCCCTGAGCATCGCGAAGAAGGCCGCATGCAACTCACTGGCGTGGACCTACTACCAGGCCGTCAAGAACCTCGGCTGA
- a CDS encoding D-alanyl-D-alanine carboxypeptidase family protein, which produces MNISDDPHDVGAQASPLLRRTAELPERLRLAACRLGDAALARAHRIGSTNVLPWPHEGQASVEIAGVGSLGTVGEQTPVPIASLTKVMTAYVILRDCPLGPQESGPMIRIDRDAAHESGSPVESVVPVMEGQQFPLRQLLEFMLIPSGNNIARLLARWSAGSEAAFVRRMNDAAADLGMTRTTFTGSCGMDLGNTSTATDLLVLARAAMNDDVFRAVVGTPSVPLPGGRGEGHTTNRLLGQYGVVGLKTGTSTPAGGNVLWAAYADMYGARQLVLGAVLAQRSGRSPVRARAAVWAHSRRLVQAVQRLSVDGPVLPEQSTPVAPRHPRKAHGQDLAAA; this is translated from the coding sequence GTGAACATCTCTGACGACCCGCATGATGTCGGGGCACAAGCGAGCCCGCTCCTGCGCCGCACCGCCGAACTCCCCGAGCGACTCCGGCTCGCGGCCTGCCGGCTCGGCGACGCCGCGCTCGCCCGGGCGCACCGCATCGGGTCGACCAACGTACTGCCGTGGCCGCATGAGGGTCAGGCGAGCGTCGAGATAGCCGGGGTCGGCAGCCTCGGCACGGTCGGCGAGCAGACACCGGTGCCGATCGCGAGCCTCACCAAGGTGATGACCGCGTACGTGATCCTGCGGGACTGCCCGCTGGGCCCGCAGGAGTCCGGCCCCATGATCCGCATCGACCGGGACGCCGCCCACGAGTCGGGCTCGCCCGTCGAGTCGGTCGTACCCGTCATGGAGGGACAGCAGTTCCCCCTCCGGCAACTGCTCGAGTTCATGCTGATCCCGTCCGGCAACAACATCGCCAGGCTCCTCGCCCGCTGGAGTGCCGGTTCCGAGGCGGCCTTCGTGCGCCGGATGAATGACGCCGCCGCCGATCTCGGCATGACCCGTACGACCTTCACCGGCTCCTGCGGCATGGACCTCGGGAACACCAGCACGGCGACCGATCTGCTTGTCCTGGCGCGCGCGGCGATGAATGACGACGTGTTCCGGGCCGTCGTCGGCACCCCGTCCGTCCCCCTCCCCGGGGGCCGGGGCGAGGGGCACACCACCAATCGACTGCTCGGCCAGTACGGCGTCGTCGGGCTGAAGACCGGCACCAGCACCCCGGCGGGCGGCAACGTCCTGTGGGCCGCGTACGCCGACATGTACGGCGCCCGGCAGTTGGTCCTGGGCGCCGTCCTCGCGCAGCGCAGCGGACGGTCGCCGGTGCGGGCGCGGGCGGCGGTCTGGGCGCACAGCCGGCGACTGGTCCAGGCCGTTCAACGCCTGTCGGTGGACGGCCCCGTACTGCCCGAACAGTCGACCCCTGTCGCACCCCGCCACCCCCGTAAGGCGCACGGCCAGGACCTCGCCGCCGCTTGA
- a CDS encoding ABC transporter substrate-binding protein, which yields MRSGPHRSPDLSRRGLFAAGGALALGPLIAACGESKSPDAKGKKGGGAWSFKDDRNRTVERDRRPQNIVAFVSTAAALYDYGIECTGIFGPSKPVGGKPNPQAGAMDVTKLTSVGEAWGQFNIEKYATLDPDLLISNMFPAPDLWFVPEDSRKKVEALAPTVGINVARTSLLNPLKRTAALAESLGADLRAQQVTDAKKRFDKAVETLRGAAEANKGLKVMAITGDNDQFYVAVPDSYSDLNYFKDLGVEFVEGKKSDKWGFWEFLSWENADKYHADLIMVDNRSASFSLKQLATKPTWRRLAAVEAGQTVPWSMEERYSYAGYAPVVEQLAAAVERSKKLKA from the coding sequence ATGCGCTCTGGCCCGCACCGCTCCCCCGATCTGTCCCGCCGGGGCCTGTTCGCGGCAGGCGGCGCCCTCGCCCTCGGCCCGCTCATCGCCGCCTGCGGCGAGAGCAAGTCCCCGGACGCCAAGGGCAAGAAGGGCGGCGGCGCCTGGTCGTTCAAGGACGACCGCAACCGTACGGTCGAGCGCGACCGGCGCCCGCAGAACATCGTCGCCTTCGTCAGCACCGCCGCCGCGCTCTACGACTACGGCATCGAGTGCACCGGTATCTTCGGCCCCAGCAAGCCCGTCGGCGGCAAGCCCAACCCGCAGGCCGGCGCGATGGACGTCACCAAGCTGACCAGCGTCGGCGAGGCATGGGGCCAGTTCAACATCGAGAAGTACGCGACCCTCGACCCCGACCTGCTCATCAGCAACATGTTCCCCGCACCCGACCTGTGGTTCGTGCCCGAGGACAGCCGGAAGAAGGTCGAGGCGCTCGCCCCGACCGTCGGCATCAACGTGGCCCGCACCTCCCTGCTCAACCCGCTGAAGCGGACCGCCGCCCTGGCCGAATCCCTCGGCGCCGACCTCCGCGCGCAGCAGGTCACCGACGCCAAGAAGCGCTTCGACAAGGCCGTCGAGACCCTGCGCGGCGCCGCCGAGGCCAACAAGGGCCTGAAGGTCATGGCCATCACCGGTGACAACGACCAGTTCTACGTCGCCGTGCCGGACTCCTACAGCGACCTCAACTACTTCAAGGACCTCGGCGTGGAGTTCGTCGAGGGCAAGAAGAGCGACAAGTGGGGCTTCTGGGAGTTTCTCAGCTGGGAGAACGCCGACAAGTACCACGCCGACCTCATCATGGTCGACAACCGCTCCGCCTCCTTCTCCCTCAAGCAGCTCGCGACCAAGCCCACTTGGCGCCGTCTGGCAGCCGTCGAAGCCGGCCAGACCGTCCCCTGGTCGATGGAGGAGCGCTACAGCTACGCCGGTTACGCCCCTGTCGTCGAGCAACTGGCCGCCGCCGTCGAGCGGTCGAAGAAGCTCAAGGCCTGA
- a CDS encoding cold shock domain-containing protein: MSARCTGFVQFFNRRDGYGFIVPVGQRDPVFVHGEDIEHQPQVLSEGQQVTFCLELGQGRFEARKVRP, encoded by the coding sequence GTGAGCGCGCGATGCACGGGGTTCGTCCAGTTCTTCAACCGTCGGGACGGATACGGCTTCATCGTGCCCGTCGGACAACGAGATCCCGTGTTCGTACACGGCGAGGACATCGAGCACCAGCCTCAGGTGCTCTCCGAGGGCCAGCAGGTCACCTTCTGCCTGGAGTTGGGCCAGGGCCGGTTCGAGGCCCGGAAAGTACGCCCGTAG
- a CDS encoding tetratricopeptide repeat protein, whose product MPRRTPNRALAAVLAEARWSAGELARAVNAEGARSGIELHYDRTAVAHWLQGSRPRAPVPDLVARVLGNRTRRPLRPGDLGLTQLAQELLPGPPGDADAVGHLVALCRDDADPVRRGALARAVYTLTSGETMLWRATGSAVPPSPRGARPAGASDVIALQEMVRVFALLTWSHGGAHARSALACYLSDDVGRLLHAPAPAVLRPQLFTLAAELTHLLAAMTADAGHHGLAQHYFHTALLLAREADDRANFAITLRAMSVQALTLGRRRHAADLAQAAADALAPTDHPAACSYVLAQRALTHATQQHVRGAEADLAAAERWHDQAGGPPGPFTAYPRAALDYQRAEALFALGRTGPALRAFEDSLRSRGAGQRKAHALTEARVAETTLALGHLDAACAHWHTFLDQYPALRSDQADQALARMRSSLASFPRHALAQAVRERSRAVVGPSAAP is encoded by the coding sequence ATGCCCCGCCGCACTCCCAACCGCGCTCTGGCCGCCGTGCTGGCCGAGGCGCGCTGGAGCGCGGGCGAGCTGGCCCGGGCAGTGAACGCCGAAGGTGCCCGCTCCGGCATCGAGTTGCACTACGACCGGACCGCGGTGGCCCACTGGCTGCAGGGCTCACGGCCCCGCGCGCCCGTCCCCGATCTGGTGGCCCGGGTCCTGGGCAACCGCACCCGGCGTCCACTGAGACCCGGGGACCTGGGCCTGACGCAGCTCGCGCAGGAGTTGCTGCCCGGTCCGCCCGGTGACGCCGACGCCGTGGGGCACCTGGTGGCGCTGTGCCGGGACGACGCCGACCCGGTGCGGCGCGGTGCCCTGGCCCGTGCCGTGTACACCCTGACTTCGGGCGAGACCATGCTGTGGCGCGCTACCGGGAGCGCGGTGCCCCCGTCGCCCCGCGGTGCGCGGCCCGCAGGCGCGAGCGATGTCATCGCCCTGCAGGAGATGGTGCGGGTGTTCGCGCTGCTCACGTGGAGCCATGGCGGGGCGCACGCGCGCTCGGCCCTCGCCTGCTATCTGTCCGACGACGTGGGCCGCCTCCTGCACGCCCCGGCCCCGGCCGTCCTGCGTCCCCAACTGTTCACTTTGGCCGCCGAGTTGACCCACCTTCTGGCCGCGATGACGGCTGACGCGGGCCATCACGGACTGGCCCAGCACTACTTCCACACGGCACTCCTGCTGGCCCGCGAGGCCGACGACCGTGCGAACTTCGCCATCACACTGCGCGCCATGAGCGTGCAGGCCCTGACCCTGGGCCGACGGCGCCATGCCGCGGACCTCGCCCAGGCCGCCGCCGACGCCCTGGCCCCCACGGACCACCCGGCCGCCTGCTCCTACGTCCTGGCCCAGCGCGCCCTGACCCACGCCACGCAACAGCACGTCCGGGGCGCCGAGGCCGACTTGGCCGCGGCGGAGCGCTGGCACGACCAGGCCGGCGGCCCGCCCGGGCCCTTCACCGCGTACCCGCGCGCGGCACTCGACTACCAGCGCGCCGAGGCCCTGTTCGCCCTCGGCCGTACGGGACCTGCCCTGCGCGCCTTCGAGGATTCCCTGCGCTCACGCGGCGCCGGCCAGCGCAAGGCGCACGCGCTGACCGAGGCACGGGTCGCCGAAACCACCCTGGCCCTGGGCCACTTGGACGCGGCCTGCGCCCATTGGCACACCTTCCTCGACCAGTACCCGGCACTCCGCTCCGACCAGGCCGACCAGGCCCTCGCCCGGATGCGATCGAGCCTGGCCAGCTTTCCGCGCCATGCCCTGGCCCAGGCCGTACGCGAACGCTCCCGGGCAGTGGTCGGCCCCTCGGCGGCTCCCTAG
- a CDS encoding class I SAM-dependent methyltransferase, translating to MNNHHAELCASPQWAALLHDKVLPVAVADADLGKELIEVGPGPGAATEWLRSRVERLTAVEIDEAAAALLADRYAGTNVEVRQGSGAALEFADDSFDSAACFTMLHHVPTTALQNRLLAEILRVLRPGGVLVGADSLASSPLHEFHEGDTYNPVEPAAFLVRLQTLGYVDITLGVGTGLTFSAHKPEAREEGEA from the coding sequence ATGAACAACCACCACGCCGAACTGTGCGCGAGTCCGCAATGGGCCGCCCTTCTCCACGACAAAGTGCTGCCGGTCGCGGTCGCCGACGCAGACCTGGGAAAGGAACTCATCGAGGTCGGACCCGGGCCGGGTGCGGCAACGGAGTGGCTGCGCAGCAGAGTTGAGCGCCTGACGGCCGTCGAGATCGACGAAGCGGCCGCCGCGCTGCTCGCCGACCGCTATGCCGGAACCAACGTCGAGGTCCGCCAGGGAAGCGGGGCGGCCCTGGAGTTCGCCGACGACTCCTTCGACTCGGCGGCGTGCTTCACGATGCTCCACCACGTGCCGACGACGGCGCTCCAGAACCGTCTCCTCGCGGAGATCCTGCGCGTCCTGCGGCCGGGCGGCGTGCTCGTCGGCGCCGACAGCCTGGCGAGCAGCCCGCTGCACGAATTCCACGAGGGGGACACCTACAACCCGGTGGAGCCGGCCGCGTTCCTCGTACGCCTGCAGACGTTGGGGTACGTCGACATCACGCTCGGCGTGGGCACCGGCCTGACGTTCTCGGCGCACAAGCCGGAGGCGCGGGAGGAGGGGGAGGCCTGA
- a CDS encoding AraC family transcriptional regulator: MSRNGHGGPLALVGTFPMRAGTRFGRHTHGVHQLAWASSGTLTVGADARTWVLPTTRALWIPSGVAHEVVSASHSTMTSLYLSATPVGDPGPWTRPQPVEVPGLLAELIRHLDDAELDERRRALAEALLLDLLEPVAVTTLGTPMPADPRAREVAQALLDDPACALSVEAWGRRVGASGRTLARLFLTGAGMPFGRWRTLVRLNAALPALAAGEPLNRVSRDVGYETVSAFVAAFRRETGVTPGAYFRARRDAP; encoded by the coding sequence ATGTCGAGAAACGGACACGGCGGTCCGCTTGCCCTCGTCGGTACGTTTCCGATGCGGGCGGGGACCCGGTTCGGTCGGCACACCCACGGAGTGCACCAGCTCGCCTGGGCCTCCAGCGGCACGCTCACGGTCGGTGCGGACGCCCGGACCTGGGTGCTGCCGACGACGCGGGCGCTGTGGATTCCGTCGGGGGTGGCGCACGAGGTGGTCTCCGCGAGCCACAGCACGATGACGTCGCTGTACCTGTCCGCGACGCCGGTGGGCGACCCGGGACCGTGGACCCGACCGCAGCCCGTCGAGGTCCCCGGGCTGCTCGCCGAGCTCATCCGTCACCTGGACGACGCGGAACTCGACGAGCGGCGGCGGGCCCTCGCCGAGGCGCTGCTGCTCGATCTGCTCGAACCGGTGGCGGTGACGACGCTCGGCACGCCGATGCCGGCCGACCCGCGCGCCCGCGAGGTCGCACAGGCGCTGCTCGACGATCCGGCCTGCGCGCTCTCCGTCGAGGCCTGGGGGCGCCGGGTCGGCGCCTCGGGCCGGACGCTGGCCCGGCTGTTCCTGACCGGTGCCGGGATGCCGTTCGGCCGCTGGCGGACGCTGGTCCGGCTCAACGCGGCCCTGCCCGCACTGGCCGCCGGCGAGCCCCTGAACCGGGTGTCGCGGGACGTCGGCTACGAGACGGTCAGCGCGTTCGTCGCGGCGTTCCGCCGGGAGACCGGCGTGACTCCCGGCGCGTACTTCCGGGCCCGTCGGGACGCCCCCTGA
- a CDS encoding tellurite resistance TerB family protein, whose protein sequence is MAMWDRLKDQAKGLQQQAQGGRSSGGHGRPGSGSGGGSKAQLVGMLKTQLSSLKTELKSGAYRDASMAMCALVAAADGSVDPAERQHVESLILQNDVLQNFPPDQLRQRFNKHVDQLSFNFQQGKTGAMQEIAKAAKKPTEARAVVQTGFVVAGADGYIAPAEEQVLREACAALGLSPQEFGL, encoded by the coding sequence ATGGCGATGTGGGACCGGCTCAAGGACCAGGCCAAGGGTCTGCAGCAGCAGGCGCAGGGGGGCCGGAGCTCCGGCGGCCACGGTCGGCCGGGTTCGGGGTCCGGCGGGGGATCGAAGGCTCAGCTCGTGGGCATGCTCAAGACCCAGCTCAGCTCCCTCAAGACGGAGCTCAAGAGCGGCGCCTACCGGGACGCCAGCATGGCCATGTGTGCCCTGGTCGCGGCCGCCGACGGGTCGGTGGACCCGGCCGAGCGGCAGCACGTGGAGTCGCTGATCCTGCAGAACGACGTCCTGCAGAACTTCCCGCCCGACCAGCTGCGGCAGCGGTTCAACAAGCATGTCGACCAGCTGTCGTTCAACTTCCAGCAGGGCAAGACCGGTGCCATGCAGGAGATCGCCAAGGCGGCGAAGAAGCCGACGGAGGCCAGGGCGGTCGTGCAGACCGGTTTCGTCGTCGCCGGCGCGGACGGGTACATCGCCCCGGCCGAGGAGCAGGTCCTGCGGGAAGCGTGCGCGGCGCTCGGCCTGTCCCCGCAGGAGTTCGGTCTCTGA
- a CDS encoding NUDIX domain-containing protein, whose product MTVRRSAGLLLFRTPGPGTEVLIGHMGGPFWARRDQAAWSIPKGEYADDEAPEAAAVREFTEELGLPAPDGPYLPLGDVRQAGGKTVTVWAVEADLDPAAVVPGTFTLEWPRGSGRIQEFPELDKVAWLPLEQARDKLVAAQRAFLDRLAELLAG is encoded by the coding sequence ATGACCGTCCGCCGCAGCGCCGGTCTGCTCCTGTTCCGCACCCCCGGCCCGGGCACCGAGGTCCTGATCGGTCACATGGGCGGCCCGTTCTGGGCACGCCGCGACCAGGCCGCCTGGTCGATTCCCAAGGGCGAGTACGCGGACGACGAGGCCCCCGAGGCCGCCGCCGTACGCGAGTTCACCGAAGAGCTCGGACTGCCTGCCCCCGACGGGCCCTACCTCCCCCTGGGCGACGTACGGCAGGCCGGCGGCAAGACGGTGACCGTCTGGGCCGTCGAGGCCGACCTCGATCCGGCGGCCGTGGTGCCCGGCACCTTCACCCTGGAGTGGCCGCGCGGCTCGGGCCGCATCCAGGAATTCCCCGAACTGGACAAGGTCGCCTGGCTCCCGCTGGAACAGGCCCGGGACAAGCTGGTGGCGGCCCAACGCGCGTTCCTGGACCGGCTGGCGGAACTGCTGGCCGGCTGA
- a CDS encoding ATP-binding cassette domain-containing protein: MTTTTPRPLAIAAKGLRKAYGDHTVLDGIDLAVPTGTVFSLLGPNGAGKTTAVKILSTLVTADAGDLHVGGHDLAVDPQAVRGTIGLTGQFSAVDGLITGEENMLLMADLHHLPRREGRRVAAELLARFDLAGAAKKSAATYSGGMKRRLDIAMTLVGNPRIIFLDEPTTGLDPRSRHTMWGIIRELVRGGVTVFLTTQYLDEADELADRIAVLSDGRIAAEGSAEELKRLIPGGHVRLRFDDPAAYRSAADSLPEVTRDDEALTLRIAGDGSQRALRAILDRLDAAGIDADELTVHTPDLDDVFFALTDDTRQPNPRKEAVC; encoded by the coding sequence ATGACGACAACGACCCCGCGCCCACTTGCCATCGCGGCCAAGGGGCTGCGCAAGGCCTACGGCGACCACACCGTCCTCGACGGCATCGACCTCGCGGTGCCGACCGGCACCGTCTTCTCCCTGCTCGGCCCGAACGGCGCCGGCAAGACCACCGCCGTCAAGATCCTCTCCACCCTCGTCACCGCCGACGCCGGCGACCTCCACGTCGGCGGCCACGATCTGGCCGTCGACCCCCAGGCCGTACGGGGCACGATCGGCCTCACCGGGCAGTTCTCCGCCGTCGACGGCCTGATCACCGGCGAGGAGAACATGCTCCTCATGGCGGACCTGCACCACCTCCCCCGCCGCGAAGGACGCCGGGTCGCCGCCGAGTTGCTGGCGCGCTTCGACCTGGCCGGCGCCGCGAAGAAGTCCGCCGCCACCTACTCCGGCGGCATGAAACGCCGCCTCGACATCGCCATGACGCTGGTCGGCAACCCGCGGATCATCTTCCTCGACGAGCCGACCACCGGCCTCGACCCCCGCTCCCGCCACACCATGTGGGGCATCATCCGCGAGCTCGTCCGCGGCGGCGTGACCGTCTTCCTCACCACGCAGTACCTGGACGAGGCCGATGAACTGGCCGACCGCATCGCGGTGTTGAGCGACGGCAGGATCGCCGCCGAGGGGAGCGCCGAGGAGCTCAAGCGCCTCATCCCCGGCGGACATGTGCGGCTGCGGTTCGACGACCCGGCCGCCTACCGTTCCGCCGCCGACTCCCTGCCCGAGGTCACCCGGGACGACGAGGCTCTGACGCTGCGGATCGCCGGCGACGGAAGCCAGCGCGCGCTGCGCGCGATCCTCGACCGGCTGGACGCGGCAGGCATCGATGCGGACGAGCTGACCGTGCACACCCCCGACCTCGACGACGTGTTCTTCGCCCTGACCGACGACACCCGGCAGCCCAACCCCCGTAAGGAGGCAGTCTGTTGA
- a CDS encoding ABC transporter permease: protein MSTPVAPARQGRTSFAVRDSSTMLRRNLLHARRYPSLTLNILLTPVVLLLLFVYVFGDVMSAGIGGSGADRSDYIAYLVPGILLMTIGATPAGTAVSVSMDMTEGIIARFRSMAIHRGSLLIGHVVGSVLQALISVVLVGAVAVAIGFRSTGATALEWLAAFGLLALVAVAFTWIAVGMGMASPNAEAASNNALPLIILPLISSAFVPIGAMPGWFRPIAEYQPFTPAIETLRGLLLGSAIGSNGWITLAWCLVLATLGYRWSTSLFSRDAK, encoded by the coding sequence TTGAGCACCCCCGTGGCTCCCGCCCGCCAGGGCCGGACCTCTTTCGCCGTACGCGACTCGTCCACGATGCTGCGCCGCAACCTGCTGCACGCGCGGCGCTATCCGTCCCTGACCCTGAACATCCTGCTGACGCCGGTCGTCCTTCTTCTGCTCTTCGTCTACGTCTTCGGGGACGTGATGAGCGCGGGCATCGGCGGCTCCGGCGCCGACCGGTCCGACTACATCGCCTATCTCGTCCCGGGCATCCTGCTGATGACCATCGGCGCCACCCCGGCCGGGACCGCGGTGTCCGTCTCCATGGACATGACCGAGGGCATCATCGCCCGCTTCCGCTCGATGGCGATCCATCGCGGCTCCCTGCTCATCGGGCACGTCGTCGGAAGTGTCCTCCAGGCGCTCATCAGCGTCGTTCTCGTCGGCGCCGTCGCCGTGGCCATCGGGTTCAGGTCCACGGGCGCCACGGCCCTGGAGTGGCTGGCGGCGTTCGGACTGCTCGCACTGGTCGCCGTGGCGTTCACCTGGATCGCAGTGGGCATGGGGATGGCCAGTCCGAACGCCGAGGCGGCCAGCAACAACGCGCTGCCGCTGATCATTCTCCCGCTCATCTCGAGCGCGTTCGTCCCCATCGGCGCGATGCCGGGCTGGTTCCGGCCGATCGCCGAGTACCAGCCGTTCACGCCTGCCATCGAGACCCTGCGCGGCCTGCTCCTCGGCAGCGCGATCGGCAGCAACGGGTGGATCACGCTCGCCTGGTGCCTGGTTCTGGCCACGCTCGGCTACCGCTGGTCGACGTCGCTGTTCAGCCGCGACGCGAAATGA